The region aatcttctgctcctgagattctctcttccatctcttgtattctgttggtgaagcttgtatctacagctccttgtctcttcttttggttttctatatccagggttatttccatgtgttctttcttgattgcttctatttccatttttaattccttcaactgtttgattgtgttttcctggaattctttcagggattttttcgattcctctctgtaggcttctacttgttctctaagggagttcttcacgtctttcttgaagtcctccagcatcatgatcaaatatgattttgaaactagatcttgcttttctggtgtgtttggatattccatgcttgttttggtgggagaattgggctccgatgatgccatgtagtcttggtttctgttgcttgtgttcctgcgcttgtttctctcgccatcagattatctctagtgttactttgttctgctatttctgacagtggctagactgtcctataagcctgtgtgtcaggagtgctgtagacctgttttcctgtttttttcagccagttatggggacagagtgttctgctttcgtgtgtgtagttttgccctctacaggtcttcagctgttcctgtgggcctgtgtcttgagttcaccaggcaggtcacttgcagcagaaaagttggtcttacctgtggtcccgaggctcaagttcgttcgcggggtgctgcccacgggctctctgcgtgtggcagcaaccgggaagatctgccgcctcttccggagcctccaggcaccagggttccagatggcctcggtgttttcctctggaatcagtaatgtgtgcagagagcagtctcttctggtttctgcaggcgtgtctgccctctctgaaggtttagctctccctcccacgggatttgggtgcagagaactgtttatccggtctgtttccttcaggttccggcggtgtctcaggcagggctcctgcctctcctgggccctctcccacgggagcccagaggccttatacagtttcctcttgggccagggatgtgggcaggggtgggcagtgttggtggtctcttccgctctgcagcctcaggagtgcccacctgaccaggcggtgaggtctctcatGTATTGTTTTAATTTCCCATTGTAACTGTTTGCTATTTTTTGCTATATTTCTGGAGAACAATGCACATTAAAACTTTGCAGccctttattataattttattataattttactttcCATAACGAGGTAAGTCGCTATCCCTGTTCTGAACTGCTGAAAGAGTAGTCACTCATataaaaatgggatttttttttttttttttttttactgttggcAAACACCAATGGCAGAGCCCAGGAAAGCGTTGTTGCTCAATAACAGCTAATGATCCCTCTCCATCATAAGAtcaaaaagtaataaaagctAATCTCTAGCCAAGCGAAAATAATTTGTAACACATGGAATATTATGAAATCAATTGCTTATTGAAGATTATAGAATGACCAATCAAACAACCTGAATTTCTTACACTGAGCCAGACTTTCACACCCCCATCTCCATATTTCCGTTTAGTTTTCAGCCTTGAGATCTCTCTCACGAGTCCTCTGCAGCTGGCTTCACAGAACGCATTCTCGGCCTTTGTCCTAATAGCCTGGTGTTTTTAAGGCATGAAATACATTTTACCACTGACACTTCTGTGGTTGGGCCACCAAGATGTTTGTGTCTCAGTAGATAAAGGTACAGATGCCTACATATCCATgcccttttacacacacacacacacacacacacacacacacacacacagagagacatatacacacgcacgtaatagtaataataataataaagtaattctGATCTTAACAGATTTCaagtttttattgcatttatctACCAGTTGaaagtttatattttgaaatgtgcATTTTAAACTGTTTCTCGCCCCCCGTCCCTCTCCCAGGCCAAGGCAATAAGTCACTTCTCCATTAAAAACGAAATGTCTTCCTCCAGGTGGGCACTATGGAGAAGCCACTGAGAAAGCCACCAGCCAGACTGAAAAAGCTTAAGGTGAAAAAGGAGGTGAAGGATTTCACAATCCAAGACATAGAAGAAAAGATGCAGGCGGCAGAGGAGCGCCGAAAGGTATGAGCGATAGATGCTGATTCTGAGGAGCCGATTGCTGGCTCGAATGAGCATGCACCAGACCTTGCCTATCAGCAGCCCGAGACAGAATGTGGGCGTGGACACTCTGCATTTCAACGACCTGCTCTCACTGGACAcattgctccccaccccccaaaaaaaattacttttgagTTGTGTGGGAATGAAACAGCACCATGAACTCGGTTGAAAATTGTTATTTCATCTACATGGCCCAAATAAATACTATTCATTATTCTGAATTAAGTCAAGTTTGGGAAACTTACCATtggggttggaggaaggaagacgaccagggcaggggtgggcattGAGCTAAGAGTGGGTTCTGAAGACCATCAGATCAGCTCCTGCAGTTTTGAGCGCCTGAACCCACAACCGGAAGCCCACCTTTCCTCAGGAAACATAGCTTTAGTCTGGCGTCCTTCGTATCTGCCTCCCTAGTTGGCAGCCCTGGGAGCAAGGACTAGACTAGGAAGCCTAGGAGGGCAAGCCCTGTGTTTTTGTCTCTTTCAACATGGGTTCCCCAGCAACCATCTGTTCCAAGGTCGAGCAGTCCAACAAGAAAAACCAAAGTGCTCGTGACAAGCAATATGAACGGAACATGTACAAATCCAAGTCACCAGggttcttttcattctttaataTTACTTTtcagacaaaaaaggaagaaataagaaaaaggcTACGGAGTGACCGGCTTCTGCCCACCGCTAACCCTTCGGATGAAACGGAACTGGGCAGGGTGGAGGTGCCTTTTACAAAAGGCCTTCCAGCTGTGAGTGCCCCTGCTCTGGAGAAGTCTTATACACCGGAAGGAGAGCCactaaagaggaagaagagcGAAAGTGATGTGGCCCAGATGAACCGCAACTACTCCTGCACAGGTTTGGAGCTCGTGGAGTCAGACATGTATTATAACCAAGAGGACAACATATTCTAAtacaccattttaaaaatcatttcacaaAATGGTCCATATTCTCCAGTAGGTCTTAGTGTGTctcactgtcttttaaaaaaaaatgactatgtCTCTACTTGTAAAGACTTCTGCCCTGGGTTTAGGGATGGTTCTGTGAGCATCAGGGGATGGATTTTAGTTGAGTGAATTAAAggctgtactttaaaaaaaaaggggggggggtagcTTCAGAATGGCTTCCAGCACTAGAGATCTTAGATTCGGAAGTCCCTGCCAGCTTACCTGAATTATGTTTGTGCCAAAAGaaattctcccttttcatttctgaccttGGCCATTCGGGATGAGTCCTTCACGACAAAATACATAGATGTGTATTccatgttgttttaattttctgcgTGTTTCTTATGTTTTAATTCTCTGCTGTTTGAGAATAAAGAAGTGCCTTGAGGTTGGCTCAATTATCTACATCATTTAAGGATTCTGTATCCAGTGGTCAAAGTAATGTCAAGTAGGAGGGGTGGGGATGGCGCCATCCCTCAGGGGAGCTGCCCTAGCTCACCCTTTGCatgggaaacaaaggaaaacaaagtaacAGAATTGTCTGAAGTACTACTCATTATTCATGTTGATGGAGAAAAACTCTGATTAGGGGAAGAGTAGGAGGAGCTACGGGGGCTGAGGGTCCACCCCATGCTTCTACTTTTCCCTCAGGCTCTCTGAGCTCAGGAGCCTCCTGCATTCATCTTACTGGAATTATGTCTTGggtctcccccaccccttaaCCACCTACATCCAGTCAAGAACCCGATCTTCCAAGTTTACATTCTGAAGATCTGGACCATCCATTTTTTTCACATGTTTCTCCTGGTCCCTACCTTATCCATCACCATCCAACAGTTTTCCCAGCCTCTACACAACCAAGGTCTGTTTTAAGACCTGTTCCACCATTTCTGGCCCCTACATCTaaactgttaaaataaaaacacatattgCCTGTATCTGTGGCTGGTTTGTATAGTGAAGTCCATTCCTAACTGGAAGATCACCGGTTTGCTTCCGCTCTTGGGCTGGCGTTGTAGCCTCGTTTGAAGAGTGCTTGTCTGGTATACACCAATCCaggattccatccccagcatcacGAAAACCAGGCATGGTAATACATCCCCATAACTGAGCATCTGGACAGTGGaaacaagaggatcagaagttcacggTCGACTTCTGCTACataataaattcaaggccagcctgggctacatgagactaccaaacaaacaaagcaggctCTGAATTGCTGGTAAGGTACTTAGACTTTACACTTCACCCAAACTGGACTTCTCCTAGTTCCTTGGaatcaacaacacacacacacacacacacacacacacacacacacacgcctattggtatgtgcatatgcatacctTATGTTCCTTTTCCCTTTATGGCTATTGAATgtctgtgtactggctggttttgtgtgtcaacttgacacaagatggagttatcacagaaaaaggagcctcccttgaggaaatgcctccgtgagatccagctgtaaggcattttctcaattagtgatcaagggtgggagggcccattgtgggtggtgccatccctgggctgctattcctgggttctataagagagcaagctgagcaagtcaggggaagcaagccagccagcagcaCCCTTCCAATGgcttctgcattagctcctgcctccaagttcctgccctgtgtgagttcctgtcttgacttcctttggtgatgaacagcaatgtggaagtgtaagccaagtaaaccctttcctccccaacttgcttcttggtcatgatgttttgtgcaggaatacaaaccctgactaagacagtcttCTTGATTCTCTTGTGTCATCTCAGAGGTCACTTTCTCAATCCCTGCTCAGTTCTTGAccatctctctttgtctctcacttTCACACTTAGCATTCTATGTAGAAATGGTCCCCAGCAGATGTCTATCTTGACAGTAGAttattttcagttccttcaagGCAGAGCGGTGGTTGTTCTGTGGCAATACTTCTGTCTTTTGGATCTTGGAGAGTTTGGGGTACAAAGCAAGTGAGGTGTAAATATTGTTTAAAGCAAGTGAGGTGTAAATATTGTTTAGTGGCAAATAAGTCTTCCAGAATCAGGAGTAGCCTTTCCCACTGTGATCCAGCAGTTGGGAACAGTCCTGACTTGATCTGGGGACTTCTAAGCATCTCCCATTTGCCTTCCCTTTGGAATTTTGCATAAACTTCAGGTTTCTCCTTGTTCAAGAACTTAGATATCCTTAGGCCACTGAGATAGCAGGCAAGGAGGTCATTGTAGAATCAATACCAGTCAAGCAGCAGCTACTCTGGTATGACTTTGGAAAGCTATAGagactttgtgtctctgtcttgtcTGCTCACTGCAGATACTCTCCACTAGAGGGATGCATCAAATGAAACGGTGTACTTAACAATGCACTGTAAACTAGGATATGCCCCAATATTTATAGAGTATTATTTCATTAAAGCCACGCATGAGCAACACAATGTTTTATTATCCATCCTGGGAATTCTTCTGAGAGAGAGTGTTCCCATAGTGACAGTTGCCAATCTCACAAAATGGTCGCGGGGCTGAAACAATTGCACAAGGAGACAGGACACACTGAGTATCACTCTCGTGTCTATGAATAATGTTTAGATAGCCATATACTATATCCAGCCAAGCATGTGGTACCTGCGAATAAATCCACAAACTccataaatattgaaataatagtTTTTCCTGAACTCCTGTGCTCTGGTTTGCAGTTCTTTAGGAGGCTTGAATGACATGTTTGTTGAACTGAAACACAACAGCGATTCCTCTGTGCCTGTGGAGTTTTCATCTGGGGATTCAACTAACTGCGGGAGAAAGtattcagaaaacaaatagcATCTGTGCTGAGCATATACAGCCATTTTTCTTGCTATCATTCCCTAAACTATATAGTATGGTAGATGTTTATAGGGCATTTACATCGAATTAGTCACACTAAGTAATCTAGAGATGATTAAAGAATGCCAAGGGATGTATGCAGGCACACAACATCTTGCATGAGGGAGAAAGCATCCTTAGATTTCAAGGCCCAAGGGTGGCTCTAGATCCGGCACTCCCATGGATGCAGAGGGATGACAATGTAGTGTAAAGGTGAACATCATCATTGtcaccctgtcttgaaaatctcTCTACTTAACATAAAGTTGAACATGCATAAAGGTAGCAGAAGCAAAACCTTTATGGTAGAGTAGAGTTCTTAGTGGGAACCTGGCAAGGCATGTGAACTTTGTGTCTCCATAAAGACTCTTGAATAATAACTACTTACGTTCTTAATGGCACCATTCACATCTGCAAGATGGGAAGAGAGTTGACTGGAACATCCAACAGAGAAACTATCTATAAATGCTTTCAGTAAACATTATTTAAGGTATAGATACACCAGTCTTAAGACTCTCAAGTTGACCATTATTAGACagagaaaaaatagttttctttaatttccttaattCATATCTGCTCATTAAAGCTTGTGTTTGAATAAATAATTCTTGAAACATTCTCCAGGAACCTGTTCCCACTCAAGCCAGAGAGCAGTTAGACTGACTGCAGACCTTcacctctcccccaactccttcaaATACAATCAAACCCCCAGTCTCATCCTGGGCTCTGGAAAAGATTGCCTACTGGGAactccccttcctccctgtttCCATCACAGTCCATTGCACAGATCTCCCCTCTAAATGTCCTGCCCTCTGCCCATTGCTTTATCCAagccccaaccccagcagccactccctggaacccacaggccCCTCCAGCCAATGGAGAGGTAGAATAACTGTAGATCTTCTCCCCCAGCCCTTCCAAGTTTAATCCCCCAGTCTCCAGATCCATAGCAGACCACCTGCTTCACTTGGCTCTCCTCAGCCTCTGACCTCATTCCCAGGGGATTAAGCAGATCATAGTGGaacaccctgctttcctccttcctgtagaCCCCCACCCCAGTAACCCATTCCTAGCTCATCCCCATTTTTACCTGACAGTTCTTAatctagaaacacattttacctgggACCCCCAGTGGCCACACCAATCCCAGAATAACATGCAACACACCGTCATcacactctcctaagaaccagagagcaacagaaactaaagaaaaaaataccactgaacaaagacaagaccagatagcAGTACCTAGAATTAGTCTTCCCAAATGCAGATGCCTGGACTCTAGCATAAAAACATGACCAATAACAtccaggacaatatgtctccactagagcccacAGTATTTCCTGAGTATTGCAGAATagctgaaacaaaagaaaaggaccttaaaatagcctttatgaCTGTGATAGAGGtccttacagaggaaacaaataTACCCCTTAacaaaatctatgaaaacacacacagcagaaggaaatgaagaaaatgcttcaagacccaaaactgaaaagggaataaagaaaacacaaactaagagGGGAAATTC is a window of Rattus rattus isolate New Zealand chromosome 14, Rrattus_CSIRO_v1, whole genome shotgun sequence DNA encoding:
- the Stmnd1 gene encoding stathmin domain-containing protein 1, whose translation is MGCGPSQQTEDQSQSRMPSPRKGWEEGSKADVRVTSSKENYSPQTEVAWPKDTVDNAKSLDQQAQMGSLPGTIPENSPTPSNTNRRINSDPVANGLTNKPQLLESWERPKSSDILEELIVQGIIQSRSKVFRNGESYDVMVGTMEKPLRKPPARLKKLKVKKEVKDFTIQDIEEKMQAAEERRKTKKEEIRKRLRSDRLLPTANPSDETELGRVEVPFTKGLPAVSAPALEKSYTPEGEPLKRKKSESDVAQMNRNYSCTGLELVESDMYYNQEDNIF